GTGTATTCGTAAATGTACCAGCAGGAACCGGGATAGAAACCGGCTGTCCACCAGTTAAATTTAGCCGTCATCAGGCTGCCGTCTTTATTCGTTGATCTTGGGAAAAGCGAATCCGGCAGGCTCTTCATCATATGTTTGTACTGGGCAGCGGAGAAGCGGAAGTTCTCATCTACCAGTGACAACATTTTTTTCGTGGAAAGTTTTGTTTGCGCCTGTGTATTGGTCAGCCAGCAGGCGAGTAATAAAAAGACCAGCTTTGTTTTCATAACGTTTTCAATTGTGGATTACTTCTTTTTCCTGCCTGGCCCTGCAGTAGATTCCCGCTCTACCAGGGTAATAGGCACTATTTCCTGTGAATGGCGGTAAGCCGCAGGATGTTTAGCCTGGATAAGGTCCATCAATGCAGCCACGATCCTTTCTCCCATTGTGGAAGGATATTGGTCCACAGAAGTAATGGAAGGTGTTACAATCTCTGTGCGCGGATCGTTGGAATAACCCACGATCTTACACTGTTGCGGAACCTGTATGCCATTCTTGCGGCAATATTCCAGAATGGTGAGCGCTGTGGTATCGTTTGTTGCAAAGACGCCATCCGGGTAAGGCTTCTGCGAGAAGATCTTCTCCGCAGTCTGCCATGCATTTTCTTTTGTTAGTTCATGAAAGAACACTCTCGGCTTTTTGTAAGGCAGCTTATTTTTTTGCAAAGCATCCTTATAGCCGGCCAGGCGTTCCTTATAAAGGTTACAGGTAAGCGGCCCGGAGATATGTACAATATCTTTACAACCCTTATCTATCAGATGTTCCGTGGCAAGTGAACCGCCTAGGAAATCATCTCCTTTGATCACTTTTACATTGTATTCTTTAGGTGGTACCCGGTCAAAGAATACCAGCGGAATATTCTGTTGTTTGAATATATCGAAGTGGGAGAAATCAGAAGTGTACAGTGTAGCGGATACAGCCAGACCATCCACCCTTGCTGAATACAGGGTATTCACCAATGCAATCTCCTGTTCAAGGGAATCATTACTCTGGCAGATGATGAGGTTATAGCCATACTCCTGTAACTTATTCTGAATGATCGTACTGATAGCTGCGGGGTAGAACATAGAGATCCGCGGAACGATCAGGCCAATGGTTTTGCTTTTATTATTCCGCAAACCGGCTGCCATGGCGTTAGGACGATAGCCCAGCTTGCGGGCCATTTTCTTTACGCGTTCTTTGGTTTTGATGCTGATATTGGGGTGATCGTTCAATGCCCTTGAAACGGTGGACACCGAAAGCCCCAGCTCATCGGCGATATCTACAATTGTTTTCTCAGTACGAATGGCCATAGTTATAAGTTTTACCTGCCCATCCAACCGCCGTCTACCGTCATAACGGTACCGTGCATATAGTCAGATGCGTCAGAAGCAAGGAATACAACTGGTCCCATAAAGTCTTCCGGCTCTCCCCAACGGGAAGCAGGTATACGCTCCAGGATGCCCTGGCTGCGTTTCTCGTCTGCGCGCAGGGCGGCAGTATTATCTGTTGAAATATAACCGGGGGCGATAGCATTTACATTGACGCCGCGGGAAGCCCACTCATTGGCAAATGCTTTGGTGAGTTGCCCTACAGCGCCTTTACTTGCTGCATAACCCGGTACATTTATTCCACCCTGGAAGGTCAGCAATGAAGCAGTGAAGATCACTTTCCCCTTTCCTCTTGCGATCATCCCTTTCCCTATCTCACGGGTAAGGATGAACTGAGCGGTTTGGTTGATGGCAATCACTTCGTCCCAATATTCATCAGGATGTTCTGCTGCCGGCTTGCGCATGATAGTCCCTGCATTGTTCACCAGGATATCGATTGCCGGGAAGTCTTTCTGAACCGTTGCAATAAAAGTATGCAATGCTTCGCGCTTCCCAAAATCACATTGGTAGGCTTTAAACTTTCTGCCCGTGGCCAGTACCTCTTTTTCCACATCGCTGCCGGATAGTTCCAGGGATGCAGATACACCTATAATATCTGCCCCGGCCTCTGCCAAAGCCACTGCCATGGCCTTTCCGATCCCTCTCTTACAACCGGTTACCAGTGCAATCTTACCTTGTAAACTAAAAAGATTCAATACGCTCATGGTGCAAAAATATTTTATCTGGTAAATGATATTTTAACCGGGTCCTTCAACCTGTCAGCCTGGTCCTGCAGGTAGCGGAACCATTGGGTGGCATTAGTGATGCGCCCTGCTTTATCCCAGGCAGCCCCGGTATAGTAAGTTACTGTTTTGTTTTTGTCTGTAGCTGAAACAGCCAGCAGGTGGCCTTTAGCCACTGCCATCTCCTTCACGGGGTTCAGTATGATACAGCCCACTCCCGTGGTGCCATCCTTTCCATGTACAGGTTCCCAATAGCCCATCACACCCGCTGCTTCCTGCAACCAAATATTCCCCGGCTCATTCCGTTTGATGATACCAATGGCCACAGGCAGCGTGTCTGTGAACCTGATCTGCATTTTGCTAAGCTGTGCACCGGCATCCAGGGAAATGGTTTTGGTTACATTCACCGTAGCGCCATCCACCTGCCAGGCATCATAGCTCAGTTCAAAAGTAGTACGCAAAGGGCCACTGTCCAGGATACGCCAGGAGGTATAGTTCTTAGGGAACCAGATACTGTCCTTCAGATAAGGAGCAATACCACCACCTCCCAGTGTATAACCTACATGATAATAATCCAGTCCTTCCCCTTCATCCTTATGGTAATTGCTGCGTTTGTACCAGTTATTGATCACCAGTTTTTCCGTACGTTTACTCCATACATCCACGCCATAGGCATTTTCCTTCGGCGTAGCCTCTAATGCCTTGCCATACATACGGAAAGCCACACGGTCGTTCTCCCAGGCAAAGTCGTCTTTCCTTTCCGGTACATATCTGCCAAACGTTTTTTGTTGTACCGGCGCCGGAGTGCCTGCCACGAAAGTGATGCTGATTTTGCTTTTAGCTGGTACGGGTGTTCCCAGTAATATTTTCACCGGTTCCTTTCCGCCTTCATAGATCAGCTGGTACGCAATCTCCTTGCGGGTAGCTGCGTTGATGATCTTAAAAGGTCCTTTCTTCAGCGAGCCGGCCACCTGTGCATAATCCAATTCCACGAGGTCACTGGTGGTAGCTGCAGGATTGGATAAGGTAACGGAACGATCCTGGGCCTGGCAGATAAAAGCCACACCCATCCATAAACACAAAGAGATAATTTGCTTCATGAATAGTTTTGAAGGATGAAAGTATAATCGTTAGCGTAAGTCCGGAATGGCGCAATGGTCCATATCTCCGTAATCCAGGTTCTCACCTGCCATACCCCATATAAAGGTATAATTGCTGGTACCGGCGCCGGAGTGAATAGACCATGGCGGAGAAATAACGGCTTCGTTATTCTGCATCCAGATGTGCCTTGTTTCCTGCGGCTGGCCCCAGAAGTGGCAAACGGACTGCCCCTGTGGTA
This DNA window, taken from Chitinophaga niabensis, encodes the following:
- a CDS encoding DUF4861 family protein gives rise to the protein MKQIISLCLWMGVAFICQAQDRSVTLSNPAATTSDLVELDYAQVAGSLKKGPFKIINAATRKEIAYQLIYEGGKEPVKILLGTPVPAKSKISITFVAGTPAPVQQKTFGRYVPERKDDFAWENDRVAFRMYGKALEATPKENAYGVDVWSKRTEKLVINNWYKRSNYHKDEGEGLDYYHVGYTLGGGGIAPYLKDSIWFPKNYTSWRILDSGPLRTTFELSYDAWQVDGATVNVTKTISLDAGAQLSKMQIRFTDTLPVAIGIIKRNEPGNIWLQEAAGVMGYWEPVHGKDGTTGVGCIILNPVKEMAVAKGHLLAVSATDKNKTVTYYTGAAWDKAGRITNATQWFRYLQDQADRLKDPVKISFTR
- a CDS encoding SDR family NAD(P)-dependent oxidoreductase produces the protein MSVLNLFSLQGKIALVTGCKRGIGKAMAVALAEAGADIIGVSASLELSGSDVEKEVLATGRKFKAYQCDFGKREALHTFIATVQKDFPAIDILVNNAGTIMRKPAAEHPDEYWDEVIAINQTAQFILTREIGKGMIARGKGKVIFTASLLTFQGGINVPGYAASKGAVGQLTKAFANEWASRGVNVNAIAPGYISTDNTAALRADEKRSQGILERIPASRWGEPEDFMGPVVFLASDASDYMHGTVMTVDGGWMGR
- a CDS encoding LacI family DNA-binding transcriptional regulator, which produces MAIRTEKTIVDIADELGLSVSTVSRALNDHPNISIKTKERVKKMARKLGYRPNAMAAGLRNNKSKTIGLIVPRISMFYPAAISTIIQNKLQEYGYNLIICQSNDSLEQEIALVNTLYSARVDGLAVSATLYTSDFSHFDIFKQQNIPLVFFDRVPPKEYNVKVIKGDDFLGGSLATEHLIDKGCKDIVHISGPLTCNLYKERLAGYKDALQKNKLPYKKPRVFFHELTKENAWQTAEKIFSQKPYPDGVFATNDTTALTILEYCRKNGIQVPQQCKIVGYSNDPRTEIVTPSITSVDQYPSTMGERIVAALMDLIQAKHPAAYRHSQEIVPITLVERESTAGPGRKKK